In Saccharothrix syringae, the following are encoded in one genomic region:
- a CDS encoding SAM-dependent methyltransferase, with translation MSERTGWSPDGIDISLPSSARIYDYLLGGGHNFAADRATAEELVRVLPVREMARLNRSYLRRAVLALVEAGIRQFLDLGSGIPTVGNVHEVAQEVEPSCRVVYVDVEPVAVTHARALLVGNPRATAVQADLRDPAAVLGHPETRRLLDPDRPVGLLAVGVLQFIPDSDDPWGLLARYRDALPSGSYLALSHFTPDRMPRAMAAGADIFRQTAEPITPRTRAQVLRMVDGFDVVPPGLVFTPQWRPESPEDVPADPGRANLYAVVGRKP, from the coding sequence GTGAGCGAGCGCACCGGCTGGTCCCCGGACGGGATCGACATCAGCCTCCCGAGTTCCGCGCGCATCTACGACTACCTCCTCGGCGGCGGCCACAACTTCGCCGCCGACCGCGCCACCGCCGAAGAGCTGGTCCGGGTCCTCCCGGTGCGCGAGATGGCCCGGCTCAACCGCTCCTACCTGCGCCGCGCCGTGCTCGCCCTGGTGGAGGCGGGCATCCGCCAGTTCCTCGACCTCGGCTCGGGCATCCCGACCGTCGGCAACGTGCACGAGGTGGCCCAGGAGGTCGAGCCCTCCTGCCGCGTGGTCTACGTCGACGTCGAACCGGTCGCCGTCACGCACGCCAGGGCCCTGCTGGTGGGCAACCCGCGCGCCACCGCCGTCCAGGCCGACCTGCGCGACCCGGCGGCCGTGCTCGGCCACCCGGAGACCCGGCGGCTGCTGGACCCCGACCGGCCGGTGGGGCTGCTGGCCGTGGGCGTCCTGCAGTTCATCCCCGACTCCGACGACCCGTGGGGCCTGCTGGCCCGCTACCGGGACGCGCTCCCGTCGGGCAGCTACCTGGCCCTGTCCCACTTCACGCCCGACCGGATGCCGCGGGCGATGGCGGCGGGCGCGGACATCTTCCGGCAGACCGCCGAACCCATCACCCCCCGCACCCGCGCCCAGGTGCTGCGGATGGTGGACGGCTTCGACGTCGTCCCGCCCGGCCTGGTGTTCACCCCGCAGTGGAGGCCCGAGTCGCCCGAGGACGTGCCTGCCGACCCGGGCCGCGCGAACCTCTACGCGGTCGTCGGCCGCAAACCCTGA